The following proteins are encoded in a genomic region of Triticum dicoccoides isolate Atlit2015 ecotype Zavitan chromosome 1B, WEW_v2.0, whole genome shotgun sequence:
- the LOC119333466 gene encoding uncharacterized protein LOC119333466 has translation MGEETLVQAMPLAPHHHNHNHVHPNAPDPAVVKHRHDDPAAHAPRTRTGIAAAADAGEETDVYYARKMLQGVVLRPPSHLPQPEAPPGLTRAVSTPAPNGHVEVEEGQRHVERSNSAAAVVDVASIGRFFRDRRDVLSSAINRRISSLKETPAPAPGDACYGVQEIHLPNVKVTVRLKEAIAADAEEDDGYGHSFSGSHIKGRVSFFSRSGCRDCAAVRAFFRQSGLPYVEINLDVFPEREADLASRAGAAARVPQIFLNEKLLGGLVVLNSLRNSGEFERRVREVAGRRCPDAAPRVPVYGFDADAGKEGEEEEEEREDAMVGIVRVLRHRLPIQDRFVRVKLVKNCFSGADMVDGIVNHLECSRNKAVEIGKELARKHFIHHVFRENDFEDGTQSLYRFLEHDPAVPRYYNFRGSTNDGEPKPAAAVGQRMTKIMVAILEAYASEDRRRLDYARVAASEEFRRYANLARDLQRADVFALPAGERLSFFLNLHNAMAIHAVIRTGQPAGGGAVDRRSFFTDFQYVVGGYPYSLTTIKNGILRGNRRQPYTIVKPFGASDKRLELAETKVNPLVHLALCNATRSSPTVRFYSTQGVEPELRHAAREFLLDGGVEIDLETRTVHLTRIIKWYSADFGQDRDILRWILNYLDPTKAGLLTHLLNDGGPISIAYQDYDWSLNA, from the exons ATGGGAGAGGAGACCCTCGTGCAGGCCATGCCGCTCGCGCCCCACCACCACAACCACAACCACGTTCACCCCAACGCCCCGGATCCAGCCGTCGTCAAACATCGACACGACGATCCGGCGGCGCACGCTCCGCGGACCCGGACCGGGATCGCCGCGGCAGCGGACGCGGGCGAGGAGACGGACGTGTACTACGCGCGCAAGATGCTGCAGGGCGTGGTGCTCCGCCCGCCCTCGCACCTCCCGCAGCCGGAGGCGCCGCCTGGGCTGACGAGGGCGGTCTCCACGCCGGCGCCGAACGGGCACGTCGAGGTGGAGGAAGGGCAGAGGCACGTCGAGCGGTCCAACTCCGCCGCGGCCGTGGTGGACGTGGCGTCCATCGGGCGCTTCTTCCGCGACCGGCGCGACGTGCTGTCCTCGGCCATCAACCGCCGCATCTCGTCGCTCAAGGAGACGCCGGCCCCGGCGCCGGGGGACGCGTGCTACGGCGTGCAGGAGATCCACCTGCCCAACGTGAAGGTCACCGTCCGCCTCAAGGAGGCCATCGCCGCCGACGCGGAGGAGGACGACGGCTACGGCCACTCCTTCTCGGGCAGCCACATCAAGGGCCGGGTCAGCTTCTTCTCCCGCTCGGGATGCCGCGACTGCGCCGCCGTGCGCGCCTTCTTCCGCCAGTCCGGCCTGCCCTACGTGGAGATCAACCTCGACGTGTTCCCGGAGCGCGAGGCCGACCTCGCGTCCCGGGCCGGCGCCGCCGCGCGCGTGCCCCAGATCTTCCTCAACGAGAAGCTCCTGGGCGGGCTCGTCGTGCTCAACTCCCTGCGCAACAGCGGCGAGTTCGAGCGGCGCGTGCGGGAGGTCGCCGGGAGGCGGTGCCCCGACGCGGCGCCGCGGGTGCCCGTGTACGGGTTCGACGCCGACGCCggcaaggagggggaggaggaggaggaggagagggaggacgCCATGGTGGGCATCGTGAGGGTGCTCCGGCACCGGCTGCCCATACAGGACCGGTTCGTGAGGGTGAAGCTCGTGAAGAACTGCTTCTCCGGCGCCGACATGGTCGACGGCATCGTGAACCACTTGGAGTGCAGCAGGAACAAG GCTGTGGAGATCGGCAAAGAACTCGCGAGAAAGCACTTCATCCACCATGTCTTCAG GGAGAACGACTTCGAGGACGGCACCCAGAGCCTGTACCGCTTCCTGGAGCACGACCCCGCCGTCCCCAGGTACTACAACTTCAGGGGCTCCACCAACGACGGCGAGCCCAAGCCTGCCGCCGCCGTCGGCCAGAGGATGACCAAGATCATGGTCGCCATACTCGAGGCCTACGCCTCCGAGGACCGCCGCCGCCTCGACTACGCCCGCGTCGCCGCCAGCGAGGAGTTCCGGAGGTACGCCAACCTGGCGCGGGACCTCCAGCGGGCGGACGTCTTCGCCCTGCCCGCCGGGGAGCgcctctccttcttcctcaacctgcACAACGCCATGGCCATCCACGCCGTCATCAGGACCGGCCAGCCAGCGGGCGGGGGCGCCGTCGACCGCCGGTCCTTCTTCACCGACTTCCAGTACGTCGTCGGCGGGTACCCCTACTCCCTCACGACCATCAAAAACGGCATCCTCCGCGGCAACCGCAGGCAGCCCTACACCATCGTCAAGCCGTTCGGCGCCTCCGATAAGAGGCTCGAG CTTGCGGAGACGAAGGTGAACCCGCTGGTGCACTTGGCGCTGTGCAACGCGACGCGGTCGAGCCCCACCGTGCGGTTCTACTCCACGCAGGGCGTGGAGCCGGAGCTCCGGCACGCGGCCAGGGAGTTCCTCCTCGACGGCGGCGTGGAGATCGACCTCGAGACCCGGACCGTCCACCTCACCAGGATCATCAAATG GTACAGCGCTGATTTCGGGCAGGACAGGGACATCCTCAGGTGGATCCTCAACTACCTGGACCCGACCAAAGCCGGGCTCCTGACGCATCTCCTCAACGACGGCGGACCGATCAGCATCGCCTACCAGGACTACGACTGGTCCTTGAACGCCTGA